A stretch of Triticum aestivum cultivar Chinese Spring chromosome 1D, IWGSC CS RefSeq v2.1, whole genome shotgun sequence DNA encodes these proteins:
- the LOC123182280 gene encoding phosphatidate phosphatase PAH1 — MDVVGMVGRGVGRVLSQGMYSVATPFHPFGGAVDIIVVEQPDGSYRSTPWYVRFGKFQGVLKRNEKVVTIAVNGVDASFHMLLDNSGQAYFMRELVPGGEDSETAAEEATSEPETPLRSKSDGELYSQLVGPELNEDQEEQNGEEFDSYGYSKLEEAEDLANQAGGGNSEMLLVSVNGCVLTAPISSTEENMENVQLSDPQFHLGPGESSSGDLSRGGEVWESGILDGLYISQEKVKFDSEHPSEALEELREVSILKDGSHDIPVNEHESLHVSVNEGQTCVALTNALDVSVNNDDAYQPLTNEDKTCDIPLVQSNCAALTNEDEVQSVPPRSENNGLNYQPLVVEDEGHEVSGNNGEGYQPFPNKDEALDVSENNDDAYQPLTNEDETCDIPLVQNNEACKSPSMEGKVCDANNEITEGEVQGLSQSGNNGPDYQTLNVEDEANDIPGSNAEVDPLLPNKEESLDILENNDEGSQPLTNEDETSDIPLVQNNEVCKSPSKAGKVCDASNEIIEDEVQGLSQSGNNGPNYQTLNVEDEANDISGSNAEVDPLLLNKEEPLDVLKNNDEGSQPLTNEDEVQNDEACESPSKSGEICDESNENIQASFSRYDTFRSCLDLTSQDDGDSGTELFSPEFDHQRDPELSLSIRSDVDIDLGEDGSETADCDPSNQLKHIEEVDVSSVTSDDNITRSEGCSPVYGKAADLSCEGGSDDRSKDTTPSNIAASKSDRLRMSPSSDRDKLGSIPENPTAEEEINKEEHPHLQKGLGFEISLCGHLLRPGMGQTSADEVFQQNLVPEEDFKLSGPSIIKNANLIVRIGCNYFSWSKVSHVVLGKAVFGPDFCVEPIDAIPVERQETPNSRDDSLGLSPSRRWRLWPIPFRISRSLQRSNSDSSEDIFLDTETVLSPMDEQAPANNKDQSPRKQFVRTLIPTSEQVASLNLKEGQNIVTFSFCTRVFGKQQVDAHIYVWKWNAKIVISDVDGTITRSDVLGQVMPLVGRDWSQSGVARLFSAIKENGYQLIFLSARAIVQAYLTKNFLFNLKQDGKVMPNGPVVISPDGLFPSLYREVIRRAPHEFKIACLEDIKALFPSDYNPFYAGFGNRDTDELTYKKMGISKGKIFIINPKGEVAINSSVDVKSYTSLHTLVNDMFPPTTLVEQEDYNSWNYWKVPLPDIDL, encoded by the exons ATGGACGTGGTGGGGATggtggggcgcggggtggggcgtgTCCTCTCGCAGGGCATGTACTCCGTCGCCACGCCCTTCCACCCTTTCGGCGGCGCCGTCGACATCATCGTGGTTGAGCAGCCCGACGGCTCCTACCGCAGCACGCCCTGGTATGTCCGCTTTGGCAAGTTCCAGGGTGTTCTCAAGCGTAACGAGAAGGTCGTCACCATCGCCGTCAATGGCGTGGACGCCAGCTTCCACATGCTGCTCGACAACTCTGGCCAGGCTTACTTCATGCGGGAGCTCGTGCCTGGCGGTGAGGACTCTGAAACCGCTGCAGAAGAAGCTACGAGCGAGCCTGAAACTCCTCTGCGTAGTAAGAGTGACGGGGAACTTTACAGCCAGTTGGTCGGCCCAGAGTTGAATGAGGACCAGGAGGAACAAAATGGAGAGGAGTTTGATTCATATGGCTATTCCAAGTTGGAGGAGGCAGAAGATTTGGCAAATCAAGCTGGTGGGGGCAATTCAGAGATGCTTTTGGTTAGTGTGAACGGGTGTGTTCTAACTGCTCCCATTTCTTCAACTGAGGAGAATATGGAGAATGTGCAACTAAGTGACCCGCAGTTCCATTTGGGGCCTGGGGAGAGCTCGAGTGGCGacctcagccgcggtggcgaggTGTGGGAATCTGGCATTTTGGATGGTTTATACATATCACAGGAAAAGGTTAAGTTTGATTCTGAACATCCATCAGAGGCTTTGGAGGAGCTTCGGGAGGTGTCAATTTTGAAGGATGGGTCACATGACATCCCAGTTAATGAACATGAAAGCCTCCATGTCTCTGTTAATGAAGGCCAGACCTGTGTTGCATTGACCAATGCTCTTGATGTGTCGGTGAACAATGATGATGCTTATCAACCATTGACCAATGAAGACAAGACTTGTGACATTCCACTGGTTCAGAGCAACTGTGCTGCATTGACCAATGAAGACGAGGTTCAGAGTGTGCCACCACGGTCAGAGAACAATGGACTGAATTATCAACCTTTGGTCGTGGAAGATGAAGGTCATGAAGTTTCAGGGAACAATGGTGAGGGCTATCAACCCTTTCCCAATAAAGATGAAGCTCTTGACGTGTCGGAGAACAATGATGATGCTTATCAACCATTGACCAATGAAGATGAGACTTGTGATATTCCACTGGTTCAGAACAACGAGGCCTGCAAGTCCCCATCCATGGAAGGCAAGGTTTGTGATGCCAACAATGAGATTACTGAGGGTGAGGTTCAGGGTTTATCACAGTCAGGGAACAATGGTCCGGATTATCAAACGCTGAATGTGGAAGATGAGGCTAATGATATTCCAGGGAGCAACGCTGAGGTTGATCCACTCTTGCCCAATAAAGAAGAGTCCCTTGATATCTTGGAGAACAATGATGAGGGTTCTCAACCATTGACCAATGAAGACGAGACTTCTGATATTCCACTGGTTCAGAACAATGAGGTCTGCAAGTCCCCATCCAAGGCAGGCAAGGTTTGTGATGCCAGCAATGAGATTATTGAGGATGAGGTTCAGGGTTTATCACAGTCAGGGAACAATGGTCCGAATTATCAAACGCTGAATGTGGAAGATGAGGCTAATGATATTTCAGGGAGCAACGCTGAGGTTGATCCACTCTTGCTCAATAAAGAAGAGCCCCTTGATGTCTTGAAGAACAATGATGAGGGTTCTCAACCCTTGACCAATGAAGATGAGGTTCAGAATGATGAGGCATGCGAATCCCCATCTAAGTCCGGTGAAATTTGTGATGAAAGCAATGAGAATATTCAGGCTAGTTTTAGCAGATATGATACTTTCAGAAGTTGCTTGGATTTGACATCACAAGATGATGGAGATTCAGGAACTGAACTCTTTTCACCTGAATTTGATCACCAGAGGGATCCTGAGCTTAGTCTGAGTATCCGTTCCGATGTTGACATAGATCTGGGAGAAGATGGAAGTGAAACTGCGGACTGTGATCCATCCAATCAATTAAAGCATATAGAGGAAGTGGATGTTTCATCAGTTACTTCAGACGATAATATAACACGCAGCGAAGGCTGCTCTCCTGTCTATGGCAAGGCAGCTGACTTGTCCTGTGAAGGGGGTTCTGATGACAGGAGCAAAGATACCACCCCTTCTAATATTGCTGCTAGTAAATCTGATCGCTTGCGAATGTCCCCAAGCAGTGACAGAGACAAATTAGGAAGCATTCCGGAGAACCCAACTGCTGAAGAGGAAATAAATAAAGAAGAGCACCCCCATTTACAGAAGGGTTTGG GCTTTGAGATTTCTCTGTGTGGGCACTTGCTACGGCCAGGAATGGGCCAAACATCTGCTGATGAAGTGTTCCAGCAAAATCTTGTCCCTGAGGAGGATTTCAAATTGTCTGGACCATCAATAATAAAAAATGCAAACCTTATTGTCAGAATTGGCTGTAACTATTTCTCATGGAGTAAAGTTTCTCATGTTGTTCTTGGGAAGGCTGTATTTGGTCCAGACTTCTGTGTAGAACCTATCGATGCTATTCCAGTTGAACGCCAAGAAACACCCAATTCGAGAGATGATTCTCTTGGGTTGTCCCCAAGCCGGAGATGGAGGCTGTGGCCTATTCCATTTAGGATATCAAGATCTCTTCAACGCAGTAATAGTGATTCTTCTGAGGATATTTTTCTTGACACAGAGACAGTCTTAAGTCCTATGGACGAGCAAGCCCCAGCCAACAATAAAGACCAGTCACCAAGAAAGCAATTTGTGCGGACTTTAATTCCCACTAGCGAACAGGTGGCATCTCTTAATCTTAAGGAGGGACAAAACATTGTCACCTTTAGCTTCTGCACCAGAGTTTTTGGGAAGCAGCAG gttgatgCACATATCTACGTGTGGAAATGGAATGCAAAAATTGTTATATCCGACGTGGATGGAACCATCACAAG GTCTGATGTCTTGGGCCAGGTCATGCCTTTAGTCGGACGAGATTGGAGTCAGTCTGGTGTTGCTCGACTCTTTTCTGCAATAAAG GAAAATGGTTATCAACTGATATTCCTTAGCGCTAGAGCCATTGTCCAGGCATATCTGACAAAAAACTTCCTCTTCAATCTAAAACAG GATGGGAAAGTTATGCCTAATGGACCTGTTGTAATTTCGCCCGATGGATTGTTCCCTTCACTCTACCGAGAAG TTATACGAAGAGCACCACATGAGTTCAAGATTGCCTGTCTGGAG GACATTAAAGCACTTTTTCCTTCTGACTACAATCCATTTTATGCTGGATTTGGCAACAGAGACACTGACGAGCTTACGTACAAAAAGATGGGAATTTCGAAAGGCAAGATTTTTATCATCAACCCCAAG GGTGAAGTGGCCATCAATAGTTCAGTTGATGTGAAGTCCTATACCTCCTTGCATACCCTTGTCAATGACATGTTCCCTCCAACAACTTTGGTTGAGCAG